The following coding sequences are from one Candidatus Bathyarchaeota archaeon window:
- a CDS encoding signal peptidase I has protein sequence MKLKIIGTVALTAICLLLVIPTLIHAFPFLAGANSSYTVMSGSMSPTLKPGDLILVKQTDPATVDVNDIVTVKYETGVFTHRVFEKKFEEGIYLFKTKGDANEEPDLGWWNASQIMGKTVFVIPLGHLYSPYGYTLSFLVPCVLLVGKQMKHVFSLFKRRSKREFRRWRRQKHPVLDTTSVLLLFILVISGSWLVAPYFQLGSFSYFSDSEWAEATFTAGQWVVEVEIDIDPDTLNLGSQGTWTTIYAYIKPSGDYNASDVDVSTILLEIIPADWGDVQGENCFMAKFNRTSVINYLFDAGYGDGDVVMLTVTGQFTEGMSFQGSDTINLIE, from the coding sequence ATGAAATTAAAAATAATTGGAACTGTGGCTTTGACCGCGATATGCTTACTGTTAGTTATTCCTACCCTTATCCATGCTTTTCCGTTCCTTGCGGGAGCCAATAGCTCCTACACCGTTATGAGCGGAAGCATGAGTCCCACTCTGAAACCCGGCGACTTAATATTGGTGAAACAAACCGATCCAGCAACCGTTGACGTGAATGATATAGTAACTGTGAAATATGAAACAGGAGTTTTCACGCATCGAGTTTTCGAGAAGAAGTTTGAGGAGGGCATATACTTGTTCAAGACGAAGGGAGACGCCAACGAAGAGCCAGATCTAGGCTGGTGGAACGCCTCTCAGATCATGGGAAAAACGGTTTTCGTCATCCCCCTTGGACATTTGTACTCTCCTTACGGTTACACCTTATCCTTCCTAGTTCCCTGCGTTCTGCTGGTGGGGAAACAGATGAAACATGTTTTTTCTCTGTTTAAGCGCCGGAGCAAACGGGAGTTCAGAAGGTGGAGAAGGCAAAAGCATCCTGTTTTGGACACGACAAGCGTGCTTCTACTTTTTATCTTGGTGATTAGTGGCAGTTGGCTTGTGGCTCCCTACTTCCAACTGGGCTCTTTCAGCTACTTCTCCGACTCAGAGTGGGCAGAAGCCACTTTCACCGCTGGCCAATGGGTTGTAGAAGTTGAGATAGATATAGACCCGGACACGCTTAACCTGGGAAGCCAAGGCACATGGACAACCATATATGCCTACATCAAGCCATCCGGAGATTACAACGCGAGTGATGTGGACGTGAGCACCATTCTCTTGGAGATCATCCCGGCGGATTGGGGCGATGTGCAAGGAGAGAACTGCTTTATGGCTAAGTTTAATAGAACTTCCGTGATAAACTACTTGTTTGATGCAGGATACGGAGACGGTGACGTGGTGATGTTAACGGTGACCGGACAGTTTACAGAAGGAATGTCTTTCCAAGGCAGTGACACCATCAATCTGATAGAGTGA
- a CDS encoding deoxyribonuclease IV — protein sequence MADRPRFGPAGTPLAFKKLKSPIEDMPRFLHDEGLYAFEYQATRWGPKPQMKKENAEKLRANAETHDVWLTVHGSYFINFCGVEETIEKSKNRLIACVTAADWMGAHTVVFHPGFYGKKSPKKALDICIEAMKAVVERTKALGITGVKLGPETMGKLSQFGNLDEILTLCDEVDLTEPTIDWAHMYARERGKLKTTDDFRKVLDEIEKRLGTDTMRNLHCHYTPVEFTEKGEKRHHTMDEVGYGPDFKCLASLIAELGLRPVVISESPILDVDSQKMRDIALEELQKVC from the coding sequence ATGGCTGATCGACCCAGATTCGGTCCAGCAGGAACTCCCTTAGCGTTCAAGAAACTTAAAAGTCCAATCGAGGATATGCCACGGTTTCTTCACGACGAAGGACTTTACGCTTTTGAATATCAAGCTACTCGTTGGGGGCCTAAACCCCAGATGAAAAAGGAAAACGCTGAGAAACTTAGGGCTAACGCCGAAACACATGATGTGTGGCTGACGGTTCACGGGTCTTATTTCATCAACTTTTGCGGCGTCGAGGAAACCATAGAGAAAAGCAAAAACCGCCTAATTGCATGTGTCACCGCTGCGGATTGGATGGGAGCGCATACGGTGGTCTTCCACCCTGGATTTTACGGAAAAAAATCGCCTAAAAAAGCTCTTGACATATGTATAGAAGCGATGAAGGCAGTTGTAGAACGCACCAAAGCATTGGGGATAACCGGGGTAAAGCTTGGACCCGAGACCATGGGTAAACTATCCCAGTTTGGAAACTTAGATGAAATATTAACGTTGTGCGACGAAGTGGATTTGACAGAGCCGACGATCGACTGGGCTCATATGTACGCGAGAGAAAGAGGCAAACTGAAAACAACAGATGACTTTAGAAAAGTGCTAGACGAGATTGAAAAACGCCTAGGAACCGACACGATGAGAAACCTACATTGCCATTACACACCTGTCGAATTTACGGAAAAAGGAGAAAAACGTCATCACACAATGGACGAAGTTGGGTACGGACCTGATTTCAAGTGTTTGGCATCTCTCATAGCGGAGCTTGGTCTGAGACCTGTGGTCATCAGTGAAAGCCCGATTTTGGACGTAGACTCTCAAAAAATGCGAGACATCGCGTTAGAAGAGTTGCAAAAAGTTTGTTGA
- a CDS encoding ParB/RepB/Spo0J family partition protein, whose amino-acid sequence MDVKTISIEDIELRHDNPRFTFADETLDELSASLKRDGIIEPIVVRPKGLRYELIIGERRVRAAIRANIPRLPAIIRGDISDEEASRLRLVENINRKDLNVFEKVNGIEAHREKFGRTIDEIAEELGKRVETVRSWIRLAEATSPKIKIVDNFVRKLGTQKLMEISKYNFETQEKLAEKITANNLTVDHVRRFVILFENNPDADLDTLVRKVKEQVKTIEVTLPVEEADRILKRSKEVRKKEKKAEKKLKRHLRERTKRQAIVPTEPNKLESAQLESLEIPVELPSIKKVRETELAKLAEKEKFSVDEVKRLSKLDKANPTLSPKEVVEMVKKQIRPQIVVLEISPKLYGALEAYANSQRVFIKEAVLMILEQRFGESRILE is encoded by the coding sequence ATGGACGTGAAAACAATCTCTATAGAAGATATTGAGTTGAGACACGATAATCCAAGATTTACATTTGCTGATGAAACATTAGATGAGCTTAGTGCGAGTCTAAAGCGAGATGGCATCATTGAGCCTATTGTTGTAAGACCTAAGGGTCTAAGGTATGAACTCATTATTGGAGAAAGGCGAGTGCGAGCAGCGATCCGTGCGAATATTCCGAGGTTACCTGCAATCATTCGAGGAGATATATCTGATGAAGAAGCGTCAAGACTGCGACTTGTTGAAAATATCAATCGCAAGGACTTGAATGTCTTTGAGAAGGTTAATGGAATTGAGGCGCACAGGGAGAAATTCGGACGAACTATTGATGAAATTGCGGAGGAATTAGGCAAGAGAGTAGAAACTGTGAGAAGTTGGATACGTCTGGCAGAAGCGACATCACCTAAAATCAAAATTGTCGACAATTTTGTACGTAAGCTCGGCACGCAAAAGCTCATGGAAATTTCAAAGTATAATTTCGAAACCCAAGAGAAACTTGCCGAGAAAATAACTGCTAACAACCTTACGGTGGATCATGTTAGACGATTTGTGATACTCTTTGAGAACAATCCTGATGCAGACCTTGACACTCTTGTGAGAAAAGTGAAAGAACAGGTTAAAACTATTGAGGTAACATTGCCTGTCGAAGAAGCTGACAGGATTCTCAAAAGATCCAAAGAAGTGAGAAAGAAAGAGAAGAAAGCAGAAAAGAAACTTAAGAGACACCTAAGAGAAAGGACTAAACGGCAAGCCATAGTTCCAACTGAACCTAATAAATTAGAAAGTGCTCAACTGGAATCACTTGAAATTCCTGTCGAGTTACCTTCCATCAAAAAGGTAAGAGAAACCGAGTTGGCGAAGCTTGCGGAAAAGGAGAAGTTTTCAGTCGATGAAGTGAAACGCTTATCAAAGTTGGACAAAGCAAACCCTACACTTTCACCTAAAGAAGTTGTGGAGATGGTCAAAAAACAGATAAGACCACAGATTGTGGTATTGGAAATTTCACCAAAGTTATATGGTGCTCTTGAAGCCTATGCAAACTCTCAGAGAGTTTTCATTAAGGAGGCAGTTCTGATGATCCTTGAGCAGAGGTTTGGAGAGTCAAGAATACTGGAATAG
- the speB gene encoding agmatinase produces MSYRELFTSPSPVFGGSLKAFKEADYAVLGVPFDATSTYRSGARFAPLAIREASLNIETYSFRTDMDIEDVKIHDMGDLNIVGRVDETLKRLELVAKELLNAKKTPVVIGGEHTITLGVMRSVGKDAAVVSFDAHLDLRDEYMGRTVSHTTFMRRLNEQVRPPKILEIGTRAVCKEELEYAEKSNIEFLTVQQIRKDGIEKTVHTAKKLLADCEKIYLTIDMDVLDPAFAPAVQNPEPDGLDMHTLLDILCKVCDHRVIAFDLVEVAPHYDNGVTAIQAAKTMFEVLCCIEKTRKS; encoded by the coding sequence ATGAGCTATCGCGAGCTTTTCACTTCTCCATCTCCTGTTTTCGGCGGCAGCCTGAAAGCATTTAAGGAAGCTGACTACGCCGTTCTGGGGGTTCCATTTGACGCAACCAGCACGTATCGCTCGGGAGCTAGATTTGCACCATTAGCCATCAGAGAAGCCTCACTCAACATCGAGACCTACAGCTTCAGAACAGACATGGACATTGAAGACGTAAAGATCCATGACATGGGAGACCTTAACATCGTCGGGAGGGTTGACGAAACTCTAAAACGATTAGAATTGGTTGCGAAGGAGCTTTTGAACGCCAAGAAAACACCTGTCGTCATTGGTGGCGAACATACCATCACCTTAGGCGTGATGCGAAGCGTTGGCAAGGATGCCGCTGTAGTGAGTTTTGATGCTCATTTGGATCTGCGCGACGAATACATGGGTCGAACTGTGTCTCATACTACATTTATGCGGAGGCTCAACGAGCAGGTCAGACCACCGAAAATTCTGGAAATTGGCACTCGGGCGGTGTGTAAGGAAGAACTTGAATATGCAGAGAAATCTAACATCGAATTTTTGACTGTTCAACAAATTAGGAAGGATGGCATCGAAAAGACAGTCCATACTGCCAAGAAACTTCTTGCTGACTGTGAAAAAATCTATCTAACAATCGACATGGACGTTCTGGACCCTGCTTTCGCGCCAGCGGTTCAAAACCCAGAGCCTGATGGGCTGGACATGCACACACTTCTGGATATATTGTGTAAGGTGTGCGACCATAGGGTAATCGCCTTTGATTTGGTTGAAGTCGCACCTCACTATGATAATGGCGTAACTGCTATTCAGGCTGCAAAAACAATGTTTGAAGTGTTATGTTGCATAGAAAAGACACGAAAAAGCTAG
- a CDS encoding DNA-directed DNA polymerase I, which produces MDTTMKKRLDDFFTVAETVKEKQTESSAPEEGLSKEKETVVVTTVAPRNLSASYFVSATYDGNKRRACIKLYEPESGKIYFWYDTTGHKPYCLTNLPPSELEKIAGLTSHAGFDHFETLEKYNSLLDRQVTVTKVVAKDPLAIGGRPRGCIRDIIPEEYPKIAGEQQQAKVWEAAIKYYQSYIYDRNLAPGMIYKIENDKLIQVRHEPSEETIKQICGLAQNESEESLRNIELWARLLEYPVPNFRRVALDIEVFSPIPTRVPDPQEAAYRVICATLLGSDGKNKVLLLRREGLEKGSERLPPDVTVEYYDSEQKLILEIFKALWDYPFVITFNGDDFDFRYLYQRALNMSLKKSQIPIEVRRRVCLLKYGIHIDLYKFFYNRSIQIYAFSQKYRRVTLDEVGKALLGLAKLERTKPISELTYTELARYCARDAEITLELCTFDDDLVMKLILALTRIARMPMEDVSRQGVSRWIRNFLHHEHRRRNMLIPNAEDILAVKGTTATKAMIKGKKYKGAIVVKPVPGVHFNVKVMDFASLYPSIIKVHNLGYQSVRCPHSECKDNKVPGTPHWVCKKYRAIESLLIGSLRDLRVKWYKPKSRDKTLSRELRSWYYVIQSALKVILNASYGVFGAEKFDLYCPPVAEATAAIGRHVITQTINKARELGIEVIYGDTDSIFLRAPSEEQINALMKWSEHELEMELDVDKIYRYSVFSSRKKNYLGIFPDGSVDVKGMTGKKRHIPIFIKKAFNQMEERLGRVKSPTEFEEAKKDIQQIIRERYFILKRREWGESPEELAFHVVLGKVPEGYTKTIPQHVKAALVLRKKGYELKAGDLISFVKVTKEPHVKPVQLASNSEVDVDKYVGHMHSIFAQVLDAMGLDFDEIIGLTKLERFM; this is translated from the coding sequence ATGGATACGACGATGAAAAAACGTTTAGATGACTTCTTTACCGTAGCTGAAACCGTGAAAGAAAAACAGACAGAATCTTCTGCACCTGAAGAAGGGTTGTCCAAAGAGAAAGAAACAGTTGTCGTTACAACCGTAGCTCCTCGAAATTTATCCGCTTCATATTTCGTTTCCGCCACCTACGATGGAAACAAGAGACGCGCTTGCATCAAACTGTACGAACCAGAATCTGGAAAAATTTACTTTTGGTATGACACAACCGGGCACAAACCATATTGCCTCACGAATCTTCCGCCAAGTGAACTTGAAAAAATCGCTGGTTTAACGTCACATGCTGGGTTTGACCACTTCGAAACTCTAGAGAAATATAATTCTTTGCTCGACCGACAGGTAACCGTAACAAAAGTAGTAGCTAAAGACCCTTTAGCAATTGGAGGGCGCCCCAGAGGATGCATAAGAGACATAATACCTGAAGAATATCCTAAAATCGCTGGCGAGCAACAACAGGCAAAGGTTTGGGAAGCCGCCATCAAATATTATCAAAGCTACATTTATGACAGAAACTTAGCTCCAGGCATGATTTACAAAATCGAGAATGACAAACTCATTCAAGTTAGACACGAACCTTCAGAAGAAACAATTAAACAAATTTGTGGACTAGCCCAGAACGAGAGCGAGGAATCGCTGCGAAACATAGAATTGTGGGCAAGGCTTCTCGAGTACCCAGTTCCTAATTTCCGAAGAGTAGCCCTCGACATCGAGGTTTTTTCACCGATACCTACACGTGTTCCAGACCCCCAGGAAGCGGCGTATCGCGTTATTTGCGCGACGCTTCTAGGATCTGATGGAAAGAATAAGGTTCTGCTTCTGAGACGTGAGGGCTTAGAGAAAGGTTCCGAGAGGTTGCCCCCTGACGTGACGGTTGAGTATTATGATTCTGAACAGAAGCTTATTCTGGAAATTTTTAAGGCGCTTTGGGACTACCCCTTCGTTATAACGTTCAACGGAGATGACTTCGATTTCCGATACCTTTACCAAAGAGCTCTGAACATGAGTTTGAAGAAAAGCCAAATTCCCATAGAGGTTAGAAGAAGAGTATGTTTGCTCAAATATGGCATTCACATCGATCTCTACAAATTCTTCTATAACAGATCCATCCAAATTTACGCGTTCAGCCAGAAATACCGACGCGTAACCCTAGATGAGGTTGGCAAAGCGTTATTAGGGCTCGCCAAGCTTGAACGCACTAAGCCTATATCTGAGTTAACCTACACGGAACTAGCTCGATACTGCGCGAGAGACGCTGAAATCACACTTGAACTTTGCACCTTTGATGACGACCTGGTCATGAAACTTATTCTGGCGCTTACGAGGATTGCTCGTATGCCCATGGAAGACGTCAGTCGACAGGGAGTTTCTCGATGGATTCGAAACTTTCTTCATCATGAACATCGCCGACGAAACATGCTGATTCCCAATGCTGAAGACATACTTGCTGTGAAAGGAACAACTGCTACCAAAGCCATGATAAAAGGTAAAAAATATAAAGGCGCCATCGTGGTCAAGCCGGTGCCTGGTGTACATTTCAACGTGAAGGTTATGGATTTCGCCAGTCTGTACCCGTCCATAATCAAGGTTCACAACTTGGGTTATCAGTCTGTTCGTTGTCCTCACAGCGAATGTAAGGATAACAAAGTTCCCGGCACTCCTCACTGGGTTTGTAAGAAGTATAGGGCAATTGAAAGTTTGCTGATAGGCTCGCTCAGAGACCTCCGAGTTAAATGGTATAAACCGAAATCCAGAGACAAGACATTGTCCCGCGAATTGCGAAGTTGGTATTACGTTATACAAAGTGCTTTGAAGGTTATACTTAACGCGAGCTACGGAGTGTTCGGCGCAGAAAAGTTTGATTTGTATTGTCCACCCGTGGCCGAAGCAACAGCCGCCATTGGTAGGCATGTCATAACGCAGACGATAAATAAAGCTCGAGAGTTGGGAATTGAGGTTATTTACGGAGACACGGACAGCATTTTTTTGAGAGCACCGTCTGAGGAGCAAATAAACGCTTTGATGAAATGGTCAGAACATGAGTTAGAAATGGAATTGGATGTGGACAAAATCTACCGCTACTCGGTCTTTAGTTCGAGAAAGAAGAATTATCTCGGGATTTTTCCCGATGGAAGTGTAGATGTTAAGGGAATGACGGGAAAGAAAAGGCACATCCCAATCTTCATCAAGAAAGCCTTTAACCAAATGGAAGAGCGGTTAGGTCGAGTAAAATCTCCCACAGAATTCGAAGAGGCAAAAAAAGATATTCAGCAAATTATTCGAGAACGTTATTTTATACTGAAGCGACGTGAATGGGGAGAAAGCCCTGAGGAACTAGCGTTTCACGTCGTGCTTGGAAAGGTTCCTGAAGGATACACCAAGACTATACCACAGCACGTAAAGGCGGCGTTAGTCCTTCGGAAAAAGGGATATGAGTTGAAAGCAGGAGATTTGATAAGTTTTGTGAAGGTGACGAAGGAGCCTCATGTAAAACCTGTTCAACTGGCTTCCAACAGTGAAGTAGACGTAGACAAATATGTGGGACATATGCATTCAATTTTTGCTCAAGTTCTTGACGCAATGGGATTGGACTTCGACGAAATCATTGGGTTAACGAAACTTGAACGATTTATGTAA
- a CDS encoding DUF4065 domain-containing protein, producing MSEMGIRERVTNVLLLLYLIERTNTMGKVEDELKLQKLIFLAQKKLIERKLKAFGYNFFRWRKGPFSKNLRIDLITMSDQKFLKTTREGIQLTSKGKELIEDSRDIFNGNRTFLRYIDQIIEKYAELSPDEIKEEVYSLKVMVPIIREFMSIKEVPLRRLILFKTSDKKAQGIFHIPSSWLATFEIMFDKEATSSLERAVDDAIEGRAKELTL from the coding sequence ATGAGCGAAATGGGCATCCGTGAAAGAGTTACAAACGTATTGTTACTCTTATATTTGATTGAGAGAACAAACACTATGGGCAAAGTTGAAGATGAATTAAAACTTCAAAAACTGATTTTCTTGGCTCAGAAAAAACTTATAGAAAGGAAATTGAAAGCATTTGGTTACAATTTCTTCAGATGGCGTAAAGGACCTTTTAGCAAAAATCTGCGAATTGACCTCATCACTATGAGTGATCAAAAGTTTTTGAAGACAACAAGAGAAGGAATCCAACTCACTTCTAAGGGAAAGGAACTAATCGAAGATTCAAGAGATATTTTCAATGGGAATAGAACGTTTCTACGTTATATCGATCAGATAATAGAAAAATACGCAGAGCTTTCTCCAGACGAGATCAAAGAAGAAGTCTATTCACTTAAGGTTATGGTCCCAATAATTAGAGAGTTTATGAGCATAAAAGAAGTCCCGTTACGACGGCTTATTTTGTTCAAAACTTCTGACAAGAAGGCTCAAGGCATATTTCACATTCCGAGTTCATGGTTAGCCACATTTGAAATCATGTTTGACAAGGAAGCAACCTCCTCTCTTGAGAGAGCGGTAGATGATGCCATTGAAGGCAGAGCCAAAGAACTCACCTTATGA
- a CDS encoding DUF3368 domain-containing protein: MPISNATPLIYLASIQKLHLLKTLFNQIQIPPEVAKETVNQGKAKGHPDAYTIEQAITNKWITIHTISEENLKKSKAIAEMTGIDIGEAQAIILAKQKNEKQILIDETNARQIAKHLGLHPKGTIFIILNATKKKHITKATAKDMLNKLIEANFYLNTKIYRDTLKAIEEI, translated from the coding sequence ATGCCCATCAGCAACGCCACACCACTCATCTACCTCGCAAGCATACAAAAACTTCACCTTCTAAAAACTCTGTTCAACCAAATACAGATCCCACCAGAAGTCGCAAAAGAAACCGTCAACCAAGGCAAAGCAAAAGGACACCCAGACGCATACACCATAGAACAGGCAATCACCAACAAATGGATAACCATACACACAATCTCAGAAGAAAACCTAAAAAAATCCAAAGCCATAGCAGAAATGACAGGAATAGACATCGGCGAAGCCCAAGCCATCATCCTAGCAAAACAAAAAAACGAAAAACAAATCCTAATAGACGAAACCAACGCCAGACAAATCGCAAAACACCTCGGACTCCACCCAAAAGGCACAATCTTCATAATCCTAAACGCAACCAAGAAAAAACACATAACAAAAGCAACAGCCAAAGACATGCTCAACAAACTAATAGAAGCAAACTTCTACCTAAACACAAAAATCTACCGCGACACCCTCAAAGCAATAGAAGAAATATAA
- a CDS encoding IS6 family transposase: MATTQPRIMRAYAILAKGDQPKPLGNDSYLVKSQSGNGSYIVALVKGQWACECPDYKFRNVECKHINATRYWLALRKKMEKSSIFSFEEEVLEAKRCRFCGSPAIIKRGKRKCRFAFKQVYYCKDCRRKFVPEDAFQRMRYDPRVITVTLDLYMKGCSLRKISDHLDQFYGIKINHTTILRWIRKFGKLIEKYADSLEPTLSDQWHTDEQMIKVKGKWMWLWNTIDRDTRYMLTSMITEKRRVEDARRVFQKAKAIGRSKPMTVVTDGLHAYHRAFNKEFFTLKNPRTKHVSMPRFVDRVNNNLVERLNGTVRERDKVMRGFKTEESAQQIIEGFRAYYNFIRKHQSLKGKTPAEMANIDLNLEGNKWLSLIQKASKSPQC; this comes from the coding sequence ATGGCGACAACTCAACCTCGTATAATGCGTGCTTACGCAATTTTGGCTAAGGGCGATCAACCGAAACCTTTGGGAAATGACAGTTACTTAGTTAAAAGTCAGTCTGGAAATGGAAGCTATATTGTAGCCCTTGTTAAAGGTCAATGGGCTTGTGAATGCCCAGACTATAAGTTTCGCAACGTTGAGTGCAAACATATCAATGCGACACGGTATTGGTTGGCTCTAAGAAAGAAAATGGAAAAATCAAGTATATTCAGTTTTGAAGAGGAGGTTCTGGAAGCTAAGCGTTGTCGGTTCTGTGGTTCTCCAGCCATCATCAAAAGAGGAAAGAGAAAATGTAGATTTGCGTTCAAGCAAGTCTATTATTGTAAGGATTGTAGAAGGAAGTTTGTTCCAGAAGATGCTTTTCAGAGAATGCGTTATGATCCCAGAGTGATAACTGTTACTTTGGATTTATACATGAAGGGTTGCTCTCTCCGAAAGATTTCCGACCATCTCGACCAATTCTATGGAATTAAAATCAATCACACTACTATTCTGAGATGGATAAGGAAGTTTGGCAAGCTCATAGAGAAATACGCAGATAGTCTTGAACCAACTCTTTCAGATCAATGGCACACAGATGAGCAGATGATTAAAGTCAAAGGCAAGTGGATGTGGCTCTGGAACACAATAGACCGAGACACTCGTTACATGCTAACCTCAATGATCACAGAGAAAAGAAGAGTGGAAGACGCAAGAAGAGTATTCCAGAAGGCTAAGGCCATCGGAAGATCAAAGCCTATGACAGTTGTTACCGATGGCTTGCATGCGTATCACAGAGCTTTCAACAAGGAGTTTTTCACACTAAAGAATCCCCGAACCAAGCATGTCTCAATGCCAAGATTCGTAGATAGAGTGAACAACAACTTAGTGGAAAGATTGAACGGAACGGTCAGGGAAAGAGACAAAGTCATGAGAGGCTTCAAAACAGAAGAATCCGCACAACAAATCATTGAAGGCTTCAGAGCATACTACAACTTCATACGAAAACATCAAAGTCTCAAAGGAAAAACTCCAGCAGAAATGGCAAACATCGACTTGAATCTCGAAGGAAACAAATGGCTAAGTCTCATACAGAAGGCTTCAAAATCTCCACAATGTTAA
- a CDS encoding molybdopterin molybdotransferase MoeA, with protein MARLKGFKKLTSIDKARSTLLKQLKLEKLRSVQIPTSMALGRVTAENIVAENDLPPFDRSAVDGYAVRGRDTFEASQFSPRTLKLTKNDKLGENEAREIWTGNPLPKGADAIVMLEYTKTRQNKIEVWIPVTPGENVSKKGEDVKKEDVAIKSGTRLKPHHMGLLAALGITHVSVVKKPKVALLSTGNELAELGRKPELNQVIDANRLILSCMCQELGAEPLDLGIAKDNINEIDAKIREGIEKADILLTTGGTSVGYADVVPAAVNQIEAPGVIAHGIAMRPGMPTALAVLCSKPVIILSGNPVAAMIGFEVFARPLILKLLGIEYEPRPMLEAELTQKVPSALGRQVFLRVHVFEREGKFFAEPVRIKGAGILSTMTKANGYVIIPEDREGLDEGESVTVHLFDKIGEAQHV; from the coding sequence TTGGCTCGGCTCAAAGGATTTAAAAAACTCACAAGCATCGACAAGGCACGTTCTACCCTTCTAAAGCAACTCAAGTTGGAAAAGTTGCGGTCTGTACAGATTCCCACTAGTATGGCTCTGGGACGCGTCACGGCTGAAAACATTGTGGCTGAGAACGACCTACCTCCATTCGATCGCTCCGCCGTAGATGGCTACGCTGTGAGAGGCAGAGACACTTTTGAGGCATCCCAGTTTAGCCCAAGGACCCTCAAGCTTACTAAAAACGATAAACTCGGTGAAAACGAAGCAAGAGAGATATGGACTGGAAACCCGCTTCCAAAAGGCGCCGATGCGATAGTTATGTTGGAGTACACGAAGACAAGGCAGAATAAAATCGAAGTGTGGATACCTGTTACCCCGGGCGAAAATGTTTCTAAAAAGGGAGAAGACGTAAAAAAAGAAGACGTTGCAATTAAATCAGGAACACGATTAAAACCTCACCACATGGGTTTGCTAGCAGCTCTGGGAATAACGCATGTTAGTGTTGTAAAAAAACCTAAAGTTGCCCTTCTCTCCACTGGAAACGAACTCGCGGAGTTAGGCCGCAAACCCGAACTGAACCAAGTAATAGATGCAAACCGCCTAATTCTTTCATGCATGTGCCAAGAACTCGGCGCAGAACCCCTAGACCTCGGCATAGCAAAAGACAACATAAACGAGATTGATGCTAAAATTCGTGAAGGAATAGAAAAAGCAGACATACTCCTTACCACCGGAGGAACAAGCGTCGGATATGCAGATGTCGTTCCCGCCGCTGTAAATCAAATAGAAGCCCCTGGAGTCATCGCGCATGGGATAGCCATGCGCCCGGGTATGCCAACGGCCTTAGCTGTTCTCTGCAGCAAGCCTGTTATCATATTATCTGGAAACCCGGTGGCGGCTATGATCGGCTTTGAAGTATTCGCCCGACCGCTCATCCTCAAACTGTTAGGAATCGAATATGAACCCAGGCCCATGCTTGAAGCAGAGTTAACCCAAAAAGTTCCCTCAGCACTGGGAAGACAGGTCTTCCTGAGAGTCCACGTTTTTGAAAGAGAGGGCAAGTTTTTCGCAGAACCTGTACGAATAAAAGGTGCGGGTATCCTTTCAACCATGACAAAGGCAAATGGATACGTGATAATTCCCGAAGACCGTGAGGGGCTCGATGAGGGCGAATCCGTTACCGTGCATCTTTTTGACAAAATTGGAGAAGCTCAACATGTTTAG